A stretch of DNA from Cannabis sativa cultivar Pink pepper isolate KNU-18-1 chromosome X, ASM2916894v1, whole genome shotgun sequence:
TTTAGGCCAATTCAAAATCCTTGGAATGCCAACATTTGAGTACAACGACAGTTTCCCAATAACATACGGGCAACACTCGAAAAACCAGAATTGAATAGCCAAAGGAAAACCCAATAACCTGTAATACCCACCATCCTCGTCACTACGAACTACCCTCTTATAACCAGAATCTATCTTACCCTTCAAAGAATGCATAGTGATATCAAAACAATGCTTGCCCCAACCAAATTCATTATATCGACCACTATCGACAACATCTATTTCCTCAGACGAAACAACTTTACCCGGGGGACCACCTAACAAATAACACTGCACAAAATACAATACAGCCAACTTGACTGCAAGATCGTCGTTATCCTTAAGATTGTCAGCAATAAAAGCAGTCTGAATAGCacccttggtaatttttttgtacCCCTTAAAACAATGTTTGACCAATTCATTATCATCTTGCTTAAACTGATAAAAATCAGAATCAACATGACAATCTAACCCTGTGACCAACGCAAACTCTTCGATACTAAACCTAAGGTATTTcccttggacacaaacccaaaactCCAACCCATTAGGCTGCTGAACCTCCCTCAACAGCAAACAATGAAGCAATTGGTAATGAATTATGTACTCCGGAATTCGAAGAAAATAACCAAACacagattttgaaaaaatttccaattGGCTTTCAGTTAGAATTCTCTTAATGTCACCAAGTACAGAGTAATACCCAGATGTTACTACTCTAGAATGATAGAATTGAGATCGGGTGTACTTGCATTCCCAATCCTAAAAAACAGAACAATAAAAACACTGATAAAATACCATAAAACACTacgaaaataacaacaacaaaaacacaataaaaaaacaTAGAACAGAATGCATAACATGACAAACCTCAACAATCCTATTAACAAGAATTTCTTCAGAAACACCTGATGATGACAACACCTTTACAGGGGATTTACCCTTGccctaaaataaaacaaaacaacaccaacaaaacaacaaataa
This window harbors:
- the LOC115696337 gene encoding uncharacterized protein LOC115696337 isoform X3, translating into MHSLKGKIDSGYKRVVRSDEDGGYYRLLGFPLAIQFWFFECCPYVIGKLSLYSNVGIPRILNWPKLPKDKEGMVKMDVMNTLIFDRSLKELKLRNITPTSVERLSLSLTDFFSA
- the LOC115696337 gene encoding uncharacterized protein LOC115696337 isoform X2; protein product: MHSLKGKIDSGYKRVVRSDEDGGYYRLLGFPLAIQFWFFECCPYVIGKLSLYSNVGIPRILNWPKLPKDKEGMVKMDVMNTLIFDRSLKELKLRNITPTSVERLSLSLTDFFSGETTPEAVKFKIKA